The Chroicocephalus ridibundus chromosome 3, bChrRid1.1, whole genome shotgun sequence genome has a segment encoding these proteins:
- the CAPN11 gene encoding calpain-11 encodes MMPFGGMAARLQRDRLRAEGVGQHNNAVKYLNQDYEALKQQCIESGALFRDPQFPAGPSALGFKELGPHSSKTRGVEWKRPSELVDDPQFIVGGATRTDICQGALGDCWLLAAIGSLTLNEELLHRVVPHGQSFQEDYAGIFHFQIWQFGEWVDVVVDDQLPTKDGELLFVHSAECTEFWSALLEKAYAKLNGCYEALSGGSTTEGFEDFTGGVAEMYDLKRPPRNIGHIIRKALERGSLLGCSIDITSAFDMEAVTFKKLVKGHAYSVTAFRDVNYRGQQEQLIRIRNPWGQVEWTGAWSDGSSEWDNIDPDDREELQLKMEDGEFWMSFRDFMREFSRLEICNLTPDALTKDELSRWHTQVFEGTWRRGSTAGGCRNHPATFWINPQFKIKLLEEDDDPGDDEVACSFLVALMQKHRRRERRVGGDMHTIGFAVYEVPEEAQGSQNVHLKKDFFLRNQSRARSETFINLREVSNQIRLPPGEYIVVPSTFEPHKEADFILRVFTEKQSDTAELDEEISADLADEEEITEDDIEDGFKNMFQQLAGEDMEISVFELRTILNRVIARHKDLKTDGFSLDSCRNMVNLMDKDGSARLGLVEFQILWNKIRSWLTIFRQHDLDKSGTMSSYEMRMALESAGFKLNNKLHQVVVARYADADMGVDFDNFVCCLVKLEAMFRFFHGMDPEGTGTAVMNLTEWLLLTMCG; translated from the exons ATGATGCCCTTTGGTGGGATGGCTGCCCGTCTGCAGAGAGACCGCCTGAGAGCCGAGGGGGTTGGCCAACACAACAATGCCGTCAAGTACCTCAACCAAGACTATGAGGCCCTCAAACAGCAGTGCATTGAGAGCGGCGCCCTCTTTAGGGACCCCCAGTTCCCAGCCGGCCCTTCTGCCCTTGGATTCAAGGAGCTGGGGCCACACTCCAGCAAGACGCGGGGGGTGGAGTGGAAGCGTCCGTCG gaATTAGTGGATGACCCTCAGTTCATTGTTGGTGGTGCAACCCGGACGGACATCTGCCAGGGGGCTCTGG gtgactgctggctgctggctgccatCGGCTCCCTCACGCTCAACGAGGAGCTCCTGCACCGTGTGGTGCCCCACGGGCAGAGCTTCCAGGAGGACTATGCTGGCATCTTCCACTTCCAG ATTTGGCAGTTCGGTGAGTGGGTGGACGTGGTGGTGGACGACCAGCTGCCCACCAAGGACGGAGAGCTCCTGTTTGTGCACTCGGCAGAGTGCACCGAGTTCTGGAGTGCTCTGCTGGAGAAGGCCTATGCCAA GCTGAACGGCTGCTACGAGGCACTCTCGGGGGGCAGCACCACCGAGGGCTTTGAGGACTTCACCGGCGGCGTGGCAGAGATGTATGACCTCAAGCGGCCGCCACGCAACATAGGCCACATCATCCGCAAGGCGCTGGAGAGGGGGTCCCTGCTGGGCTGCTCCATCGAC ATCACAAGTGCCTTTGATATGGAAGCAGTGACCTTcaagaagctggtgaagggccatGCCTATTCTGTCACAGCCTTCAGAGAC GTGAACTACCGAGGTCAGCAGGAACAGCTCATCCGCATCAGGAACCCCTGGGGTCAGGTGGAGTGGACCGGAGCCTGGAGCGATGG CTCTTCCGAGTGGGACAACATTGACCCTGATGACAGGGAAGAGCTGCAGCTGAAGATGGAGGATGGAGAGTTCTG GATGTCTTTCCGGGACTTCATGAGGGAGTTCTCCAGGCTGGAGATCTGCAACCTGACCCCCGATGCCCTCACCAAGGACGAGCTCAGCAGGTGGCATACGCAGGTGTTCGAGGGCACGTGGCGCCGAGGGAGcactgctgggggctgcaggaatCACCCAG CCACGTTCTGGATCAACCCCCAGTTTAAGATCAAGCTGCTGGAAGAGGATGATGACCCCGGGGACGATGAGGTGGCCTGCAGCTTCCTGGTGGCTCTGATGCAGAAGCACCGGCGACGGGAGCGGCGGGTGGGGGGTGACATGCACACCATCGGCTTTGCTGTCTATGAG gttcCTGAGGAG GCCCAGGGCAGCCAGAATGTGCACTTGAAGAAGGACTTCTTCCTGCGAAACCAGTCGCGGGCACGGTCCGAGACCTTCATCAACCTGCGGGAGGTGAGCAACCAGATCCGTTTGCCCCCCGGCGAGTACATCGTTGTGCCCTCCACCTTCGAGCCACACAAGGAGGCCGACTTCATCCTGCGGGTCTTCACCGAGAAGCAGTCGGACACAGC GGAGCTGGACGAGGAGATCTCGGCAGATCTGGCAGATGAG GAGGAAATAACTGAGGATGACATAGAGGATGGCTTCAAGAACATGTTCCAGCagctggcaggggag gacaTGGAAATCAGCGTCTTTGAGCTCCGGACTATTCTGAACAGAGTCATCGCTAGAC acaAAGATCTGAAGACGGATGGGTTCAGCCTGGACTCGTGCCGCAACATGGTCAACCTGATGGAT aaAGATGGCAGTGCCCGCCTCGGGCTGGTGGAGTTCCAGATCCTGTGGAACAAGATCCGGAGCTGGCtg ACGATCTTCCGCCAGCACGACCTGGATAAGTCAGGCACCATGAGCTCCTATGAGATGCGCATGGCTCTAGAGTCAGCCG GTTTCAAGCTGAACAACAAGCTGCATCAGGTGGTGGTGGCCCGCTATGCAGACGCTGACATGGGTGTGGACTTTGACAACTTTGTCTGCTGCCTTGTGAAGCTGGAGGCCATGTTCA GGTTCTTCCACGGCATGGACCCCGAAGGCACTGGCACTGCTGTCATGAACCTTACCGAG tgGCTGCTGCTGACGATGTGCGGCTAG